In Persicimonas caeni, a single window of DNA contains:
- a CDS encoding RCC1 domain-containing protein yields MYQVVRREMFRWACGLALALAGGSLVGCSQELQVDEYQFTCDPAAVGQCGSGYVCRPVPGKNFSACYKLGAEPQEDASTDATSDTAPDAPSTDTGVDVTPDAPSEDVGQDTDTSTCGPEICGDFVDNDCDGVPENGCTPCPYNESSDGACGRAVLNEDGTCVAPPDYRAVEQGCGMANNGQLLSDGIDNDCDGIVDEAVADMVTTGNDHACMLVQGHVYCWGQFGAENSPSRMRAERIPLSPNNPITMISAGGEHTCALASNGEVFCWGFGGRGQLGNSQGQSSDNPVKVVTQTNTSVSFHKIASGGAHTCGITRGSNQTPPSVLCWGDNDKYQLGVSGTNAYEKGPVAVDHDWQGRPINLGLGDLHSCAVSQSSDPNLPNKLWCWGANGGGQLGQISTNVGDSADPLEVVLSNGIGAERVDGGFGHTCAVSSQGFVDCWGLNASGQLGTGDTNDTQAPTPVQNTPQFKWVRAGDSHTCALERDNSRPYCWGSNVDGAIGTGSVPPTQYTYPTQLGTLTAANTIDAGRSFTCATGRNDNVLCWGLNNKGQLGTGNTDDAASPQPVLCARANN; encoded by the coding sequence ATGTACCAAGTCGTTCGAAGAGAGATGTTTCGGTGGGCATGTGGACTTGCATTGGCGCTGGCTGGGGGCAGCCTGGTCGGTTGTAGCCAGGAGTTGCAGGTCGACGAATATCAGTTCACTTGCGATCCGGCCGCCGTCGGCCAATGTGGCAGCGGCTACGTGTGCCGCCCGGTGCCCGGCAAGAACTTCAGCGCGTGCTACAAGCTCGGCGCCGAGCCCCAGGAGGACGCGTCTACCGACGCGACGTCTGACACGGCGCCCGATGCGCCCAGCACCGATACCGGGGTGGACGTGACACCGGATGCACCCAGCGAGGACGTCGGCCAAGACACCGACACGTCGACCTGCGGCCCGGAGATCTGCGGCGACTTTGTCGACAACGACTGCGATGGCGTGCCCGAAAACGGGTGTACCCCCTGCCCGTACAATGAATCTTCGGATGGCGCATGCGGTCGCGCCGTGCTCAATGAAGACGGCACATGCGTGGCCCCGCCCGATTACCGCGCCGTCGAGCAAGGGTGCGGCATGGCCAACAACGGCCAACTTCTGAGCGATGGCATCGACAACGATTGTGACGGCATCGTCGACGAAGCCGTCGCCGACATGGTCACCACCGGGAACGACCATGCCTGCATGCTGGTGCAAGGCCACGTGTATTGCTGGGGCCAATTCGGCGCGGAGAACTCCCCCTCGAGGATGCGCGCCGAGAGGATTCCGCTGTCCCCCAACAACCCCATCACCATGATTTCGGCGGGGGGCGAACACACCTGCGCACTCGCCAGCAACGGGGAAGTCTTCTGCTGGGGTTTTGGCGGGCGCGGACAGCTCGGCAACAGCCAGGGCCAGTCCTCCGACAACCCCGTCAAAGTCGTGACCCAGACGAATACCTCTGTGTCCTTCCACAAGATTGCCAGTGGTGGCGCCCACACCTGCGGCATCACTCGCGGCTCGAATCAGACCCCGCCCAGCGTGTTATGTTGGGGAGACAACGATAAGTACCAACTCGGCGTGAGCGGAACCAATGCCTACGAAAAGGGCCCCGTCGCTGTCGACCACGACTGGCAGGGGCGCCCGATCAACCTGGGCTTGGGAGATTTGCACTCCTGTGCGGTGAGCCAGTCAAGCGACCCCAACCTGCCCAACAAGCTGTGGTGTTGGGGTGCCAACGGAGGAGGCCAACTCGGCCAGATTTCGACCAACGTGGGCGACAGTGCGGATCCGCTCGAGGTCGTGCTGTCCAACGGCATCGGTGCCGAGCGGGTCGACGGAGGCTTTGGGCACACCTGCGCGGTGTCGAGCCAGGGCTTTGTCGACTGCTGGGGCCTAAACGCCAGTGGGCAACTCGGCACCGGCGACACCAATGACACGCAAGCGCCGACGCCCGTGCAGAACACGCCTCAATTCAAGTGGGTTCGTGCGGGAGACAGCCATACCTGCGCCCTCGAGAGGGACAACTCGCGTCCGTACTGCTGGGGCTCGAACGTCGATGGAGCCATCGGCACAGGCTCGGTACCGCCGACTCAGTATACCTATCCGACACAGCTGGGCACTCTGACCGCCGCGAACACCATCGATGCAGGCAGGTCCTTCACGTGTGCCACGGGCAGGAATGACAACGTCTTGTGTTGGGGGCTGAACAATAAAGGGCAGCTTGGAACCGGGAACACTGACGATGCAGCGAGCCCGCAGCCGGTGCTCTGTGCGCGAGCGAACAACTAG
- a CDS encoding tetratricopeptide repeat protein encodes MRPFYLRKFVTFVATGLLLALASPAVAHAEEFAQYSAEQQKLNEQGVRAIISKDYALAVAVLEESTALGELNITYLNLGRAYQKLGDCKAAREAYAKAKTAPKVEAPAPRVVDKKLDEYTAELTAACKEKETQLADATEPSETNDDSGQQDATVEPVGPQAEAGPPTWAWVATGSGVALMGAGVGSLLWADSLRSEVHDAPRRDGYVTEITRQQALDNASQARTLDAVGIGMSVGGALLTGAGIYMLVRGDAESDEGLAVSTTRDGLRVVWTQSF; translated from the coding sequence ATGCGTCCGTTTTATCTCCGGAAATTCGTGACATTCGTGGCCACCGGCCTGCTGCTGGCGCTCGCCAGCCCCGCCGTGGCTCACGCCGAGGAATTCGCCCAATACAGCGCCGAGCAGCAGAAGCTCAACGAGCAAGGTGTCCGCGCGATTATCAGCAAGGATTACGCGCTGGCCGTCGCCGTGCTCGAGGAGTCGACGGCGCTAGGCGAGCTCAATATCACCTACCTGAACCTGGGGCGCGCCTACCAAAAGCTCGGTGACTGCAAGGCGGCGCGCGAGGCGTACGCGAAGGCGAAGACGGCGCCCAAGGTCGAGGCGCCGGCGCCGCGCGTGGTCGACAAGAAGCTCGACGAGTACACCGCCGAGTTGACCGCGGCGTGCAAAGAGAAAGAGACTCAACTCGCCGACGCGACCGAGCCTTCCGAAACCAACGACGATTCGGGGCAGCAAGACGCAACCGTCGAACCGGTCGGCCCCCAGGCCGAAGCCGGGCCTCCCACCTGGGCGTGGGTGGCCACCGGGTCGGGCGTGGCGTTGATGGGCGCCGGTGTCGGCTCGCTGCTGTGGGCGGACTCCCTTCGCAGCGAAGTCCACGACGCGCCGCGCCGAGACGGCTACGTGACCGAGATCACACGCCAGCAGGCGCTCGACAACGCCTCGCAAGCTCGGACCCTCGACGCGGTGGGCATCGGCATGAGCGTGGGCGGCGCTCTATTGACCGGTGCAGGCATCTACATGCTCGTGCGTGGAGACGCCGAGAGCGACGAAGGATTGGCCGTGAGCACGACACGAGACGGCCTGCGCGTCGTCTGGACCCAGAGCTTTTAG
- a CDS encoding DNA gyrase C-terminal beta-propeller domain-containing protein, with the protein MSILDRIIAIARQESAQALLETSAATLHGDLYEEAVEEFGGWDGALAAALEKALEDNDQVTKSARRKTTSPEEEEVERVVTEAAREPIFAMSTEGAFFKVPGGDLPVTEVPSIPAMPQGAGRLWRLVHQGEPSGVIVFSNEGRYFGLDMRMVPNWDGDLMDRRVQDVIKLDAGERVVDLLPRNALYGGRLIHVTRGAKGKASDVSDMSYTLDRQGRDAFFLNDGDEPVAVLAGPEKTSVFCASAMGKAIHFDAEDLRTMGLQAVGVNVMKLDGERDAVVAAFLGHNVDQVALITEQGMGKRVDFDEFRQQGRAGAGLQLLRLDRGDRVADVVACQPGGDLAVLTDRGRLHRMPATSFRKMGRPAKGDRQIELIDDEKVVGLAALPCGKV; encoded by the coding sequence ATGTCGATCCTCGACCGCATCATCGCCATCGCCCGCCAAGAATCTGCCCAGGCGCTGCTCGAGACGAGCGCGGCCACGTTGCACGGAGATCTGTACGAAGAGGCTGTCGAGGAGTTCGGCGGCTGGGACGGCGCGCTGGCCGCGGCGCTGGAGAAGGCGCTCGAGGACAACGATCAGGTCACCAAGTCGGCGCGGCGCAAGACGACCAGCCCCGAAGAAGAGGAGGTCGAGCGCGTGGTCACCGAGGCGGCCCGCGAGCCCATCTTCGCTATGTCGACCGAAGGAGCGTTCTTCAAGGTGCCCGGAGGCGACCTGCCGGTCACCGAGGTGCCCTCCATCCCGGCGATGCCGCAAGGGGCCGGGCGGCTCTGGCGCCTCGTGCACCAGGGCGAGCCGAGCGGCGTGATCGTCTTCTCGAATGAGGGGCGCTACTTCGGCCTCGACATGCGCATGGTGCCCAACTGGGATGGCGATTTGATGGACCGGCGCGTCCAGGACGTCATCAAGCTCGACGCCGGCGAGCGCGTCGTGGACCTGTTGCCGCGCAACGCCCTGTACGGCGGGCGACTCATCCACGTGACCCGCGGCGCCAAAGGCAAGGCCTCGGACGTCTCCGACATGAGCTATACCCTCGACCGCCAGGGCCGCGATGCCTTCTTTCTCAACGATGGCGACGAGCCCGTCGCCGTGCTCGCCGGCCCCGAGAAGACCAGCGTCTTTTGCGCGTCGGCCATGGGCAAGGCGATTCACTTCGACGCCGAGGACTTGCGAACCATGGGCCTGCAGGCCGTGGGCGTCAATGTCATGAAGCTCGACGGCGAGCGCGACGCCGTGGTGGCCGCCTTTTTGGGCCACAACGTCGACCAGGTCGCGCTGATCACCGAGCAGGGCATGGGCAAGCGCGTCGACTTCGACGAGTTCCGCCAGCAGGGACGCGCCGGCGCCGGCCTGCAGTTGCTTCGCCTCGATCGAGGCGACCGCGTCGCCGATGTCGTCGCCTGCCAGCCCGGCGGCGACCTCGCCGTGCTCACCGACCGCGGCCGGCTGCACCGCATGCCCGCCACCTCCTTCCGCAAAATGGGCCGCCCCGCCAAGGGCGACCGCCAAATCGAGCTGATCGACGACGAGAAGGTCGTCGGCCTCGCCGCGCTTCCCTGTGGGAAGGTCTGA
- a CDS encoding ATP-binding protein, producing MTTTEHTTRTPSTTARCQHTAKFFVEESDLYSTLAHFVSEGLNDDQGVVVTATRSHWKGLRLHLSNADVRIDEAIQQDQLVFLDARELRNAIMVKGTPDQERFDEIIGEQLAQMVERWSHVRVYDETVDVLAADSQFGPMRQLEQLWEQLRSRHEFTLMSGYGLEHFGEFDEEEPFDNVCNAHQEVLAADDDGGRQVARWQRRAIVLSKRLEQEQRANRELEEALEEQRERQRRVDEFMGQFTHELRNPLAPILTAIEMMNLRGDATNERERSIIERQVGNLVALVDDYLDAFRLTFGDVELQEMRIEAADVVGEAVAKVAPLIEKRDVHLKVDVANTGLMLEADPQRLAQAIAQLVDNAARASEPGQDILLRAEREAGSVAISVRDEGAGMEPAMLDEAFDMFSRGERTDYRGLGLGLALVRKVAKLHEGAVAAYSDGPGRGSELVVRLPLAKPEATRPKVSRLCRDEIESGGKVLVVDDNQDFASMLAETLELLGHEVELANDATSAIALFDEHRPDVALLDINLPEMTGHELAEKLERRSGRGHELRLVAVTGYSDDKKRELSEQLGFDAHLVKPIVLSQLQQTLDSVFDDD from the coding sequence ATGACGACGACTGAGCACACGACACGGACACCGTCGACAACTGCTCGGTGTCAGCACACCGCGAAGTTCTTTGTCGAAGAATCAGATCTCTACAGCACGCTCGCGCACTTCGTGAGCGAAGGGTTGAACGACGACCAGGGGGTGGTCGTCACGGCAACACGCTCGCATTGGAAGGGCTTGAGGCTCCACCTGTCGAACGCCGACGTGCGCATCGACGAGGCGATTCAACAAGACCAGCTCGTCTTCTTGGACGCCCGAGAGTTGCGCAACGCGATCATGGTCAAGGGCACGCCCGACCAGGAACGGTTCGACGAGATCATCGGCGAGCAGTTGGCCCAGATGGTCGAGCGTTGGTCGCACGTTCGCGTCTACGACGAGACCGTCGACGTGTTGGCCGCCGACTCGCAATTTGGTCCCATGCGCCAGCTCGAGCAGCTCTGGGAGCAGCTGCGCAGCCGCCACGAATTTACCCTGATGTCCGGCTACGGACTCGAGCATTTCGGCGAGTTCGACGAGGAGGAGCCGTTCGACAACGTCTGCAACGCGCACCAAGAGGTGCTCGCCGCCGATGACGACGGTGGCCGCCAGGTGGCGCGTTGGCAACGCCGGGCGATCGTGCTGAGCAAGCGTCTCGAGCAGGAGCAGCGAGCCAATCGAGAACTCGAAGAGGCGCTCGAAGAGCAGCGCGAGCGTCAACGGCGTGTCGACGAGTTCATGGGCCAGTTCACTCACGAGCTTCGCAACCCGCTGGCGCCCATCCTGACGGCCATCGAGATGATGAACCTGCGCGGCGACGCCACCAACGAGCGTGAGCGCAGCATCATCGAGCGCCAGGTCGGCAACTTGGTGGCGTTGGTCGACGACTACCTCGATGCCTTTCGCCTGACCTTCGGCGATGTCGAGCTGCAGGAGATGCGCATCGAGGCCGCTGACGTCGTCGGCGAAGCCGTCGCGAAGGTCGCTCCCCTCATCGAAAAGCGCGACGTGCACCTGAAGGTCGACGTGGCCAATACCGGGCTGATGCTCGAGGCCGACCCGCAGCGGCTCGCGCAGGCCATCGCTCAGCTGGTCGACAACGCCGCGCGTGCGTCGGAGCCGGGCCAAGATATCTTGCTGCGCGCCGAGCGCGAGGCCGGCTCGGTGGCCATCTCGGTGCGCGACGAAGGTGCAGGGATGGAGCCGGCGATGTTGGACGAGGCGTTCGACATGTTCAGCCGCGGCGAGCGTACCGACTACCGCGGACTCGGCCTGGGGTTGGCGCTGGTCCGCAAGGTCGCCAAGCTGCACGAAGGTGCCGTGGCAGCCTATAGCGATGGCCCCGGTCGCGGCAGTGAGCTTGTCGTGCGGCTTCCGCTGGCCAAGCCCGAGGCGACGCGCCCGAAGGTCTCGCGGCTCTGTCGCGACGAGATCGAGTCGGGCGGAAAGGTCTTGGTGGTCGACGACAACCAGGACTTCGCGAGCATGCTCGCGGAGACACTCGAGTTGCTCGGCCACGAGGTCGAGCTGGCGAACGACGCCACCAGTGCGATCGCGCTGTTCGACGAGCACCGACCCGACGTGGCGCTGCTCGATATCAACCTGCCCGAGATGACCGGCCACGAACTCGCCGAGAAGCTCGAGCGACGCAGCGGGCGGGGCCACGAGCTTCGACTGGTGGCCGTGACCGGCTACAGCGACGACAAGAAGCGCGAGCTCAGCGAGCAGTTGGGCTTCGACGCTCACCTGGTCAAGCCGATCGTATTGTCGCAGCTACAGCAGACGCTCGACTCGGTATTCGACGACGACTGA
- a CDS encoding universal stress protein → METQASKKSFTIAHATDLDPNGGVAFRHSVALARDTDSVLYSLHANPVSREDGRKMPDANEMLRQWHWNGGNGSDAPTVEFHKMLHECCDDAVDTLLDAMRRIEPDLLVVGKHQSGGFFEIMHDSVSEALALNTNIPTLFLPLESPGFVDEESGAMKLERILVPVQDEATFLQSFEKVGELLERMGNPACEVVLLHVGDDDVLDSMVVPETDDKTTWKMVEGEGDLAEAIFDCVENCTVDLIVMGTRGHDSIGDVFRGSRTQRVVRRSPCPVLSVPLVD, encoded by the coding sequence ATGGAAACCCAAGCTTCGAAGAAATCGTTCACGATCGCCCACGCCACCGACCTCGACCCCAACGGCGGCGTCGCGTTTCGCCACAGCGTTGCGTTGGCGCGCGATACTGACAGCGTGCTCTACTCGCTGCACGCCAACCCCGTCTCGCGCGAAGACGGCCGCAAGATGCCCGACGCCAACGAGATGCTGCGTCAGTGGCATTGGAACGGCGGCAACGGCAGCGACGCGCCCACCGTCGAGTTCCACAAGATGTTGCACGAGTGCTGCGACGACGCCGTCGACACTCTTCTGGACGCCATGCGTCGCATCGAGCCCGACCTGCTCGTGGTCGGCAAGCATCAAAGCGGTGGATTCTTCGAGATCATGCACGACAGCGTCTCGGAGGCCCTGGCGCTGAACACCAATATCCCCACGCTCTTCTTGCCGCTGGAGAGCCCCGGCTTTGTCGACGAAGAGAGCGGCGCAATGAAGCTCGAGCGGATTCTGGTGCCCGTCCAAGACGAGGCGACGTTCCTGCAGTCTTTCGAGAAGGTGGGAGAGCTGCTCGAGCGGATGGGCAATCCGGCCTGTGAGGTGGTGCTGCTTCACGTCGGAGACGACGACGTGCTCGACTCGATGGTCGTGCCCGAGACCGATGACAAGACGACGTGGAAGATGGTGGAGGGGGAGGGCGATCTTGCCGAAGCGATCTTCGACTGCGTCGAAAACTGCACCGTCGACCTGATCGTGATGGGCACCCGCGGTCACGACAGCATCGGCGACGTCTTCCGAGGCAGCCGCACCCAGCGAGTCGTGCGTCGCTCGCCGTGCCCGGTCCTCTCGGTCCCGCTGGTCGACTGA
- a CDS encoding PKD domain-containing protein: protein MAPSLFGKARFFALVSTLFLAAASLASCAADAPQEESDLSVEMVEATPMSGQAPLEVSFSVVANTSTEPLYVQWAFGDGATGTGTEVTHTYTEVGEYTATATVSDALGGSTVKSLTISVVPAEAATASVTATPESGIAPLNVSFTANVTGGSGEYSYAWDFGDGSTGTGKTPSHRYETAGTFTASVVVTDTATGVDSDPATTEIRVADNETPVASASASPSSGIVPLTVSFNGSVVGGNEPFTYEWSFGDGSASTDAQNPSHEYTTPGTFSAVFKVTDADGQTATDRVQIQVADNTAPITEIAASPQSGIAPLSVQFDPQVQGGDAPLEFAWDFGDGETSSARKPSHTFQAAGDYAVSVTVTDANGDVATDSITVTATDNTVPSVGPTATPESGLAPLQVQFSSNASGGDGSLTYAWNFGDGNTSTSANPVHTYQTAGQFNASVTVTDANGDSASGSVQIDVGSDLVPSASASATPKSGYAPLQVQFFGSASGGNAPLNYAWNFGDGNSASDQNPTHVYQSPGTYTATVVVTDDNGDSDSATVVIEVNDNSVPQVSASASPASGIVPFNVNFNAAVANGDAPFTYEWNFGDGTPTSTVQNPSHSYTTAGSHTATVTVTDANGDTDSDTVTIQAADNSQPAVTASADTTTGAAPLSVNFSASASGGNAPLTYTWYFGDGTSPQSGQSVSHTYNNIGVYDAEVVVTDADGDTASDTIQINALAMAPDLAVQSFTAVATGSDVQYEVVIENRGTTDATASFFVRFFHDLSAAPDDTTSYDISEYVSQDVAVGQTVTVTTGATNLPIGDYDAYMLIDPYESNPDLDRTNNVGGPQSYTIEKLLINELLYRTAGSDTGTFVELYGTPGMDISGYSLEGINGSTGSSYDTLTFPQGTTMPQDGYLVVGDGSAANEDITDAFADLQNGEDSLVLKDDTGAVIDAVGYGDFSAAPGNFAGEGASTDDAPDDYSLGRDADGTDTGDNSVDFYMWRVPTPGAANTLTLTNSADTCGDAYELAAGVAGRFVVESDLGGLSNDFTSLAAGGSGTCSATGNTFGGPDQVFSFTVPSGMTADVMLDLDDNANVDLDSVLTGSPCTDLDSAFVGCNIGFTENFTGLTAGTYYLIVMEDSSTSSAGISEPYEYIVDIDLY, encoded by the coding sequence ATGGCCCCTTCCTTATTTGGAAAGGCACGTTTTTTCGCCCTCGTCTCGACCCTCTTTCTCGCGGCCGCCTCGCTCGCGTCCTGCGCGGCCGACGCCCCTCAAGAGGAGTCGGATCTGTCGGTCGAGATGGTCGAAGCGACCCCGATGAGCGGCCAGGCGCCGCTAGAGGTGTCGTTCTCGGTGGTCGCCAACACGAGCACCGAGCCGCTGTATGTGCAGTGGGCCTTCGGCGACGGGGCCACGGGCACCGGCACCGAGGTCACCCACACCTACACCGAGGTCGGTGAGTACACCGCCACGGCCACCGTCTCCGACGCGCTCGGCGGCAGCACGGTCAAGTCGCTGACCATCTCGGTCGTCCCGGCCGAAGCCGCGACCGCCAGCGTCACGGCCACCCCGGAGTCGGGCATCGCCCCGCTCAATGTGTCGTTCACCGCCAACGTGACCGGCGGCTCGGGCGAGTACAGCTACGCTTGGGACTTCGGCGACGGCTCGACGGGCACGGGCAAGACGCCCAGCCACCGCTACGAGACGGCCGGCACCTTCACCGCCTCGGTGGTGGTGACCGACACGGCCACCGGCGTCGACAGCGATCCGGCCACCACCGAGATTCGTGTGGCCGACAACGAGACCCCGGTCGCCTCGGCCAGCGCCTCGCCCTCGTCGGGCATCGTGCCCTTGACCGTGTCGTTCAACGGCTCGGTCGTCGGCGGCAACGAGCCGTTCACCTACGAGTGGTCCTTCGGCGACGGCTCGGCGAGCACCGACGCGCAGAACCCCTCGCACGAGTACACCACCCCGGGCACCTTCTCGGCGGTCTTCAAAGTGACCGACGCCGACGGGCAGACCGCCACCGACCGCGTCCAGATTCAGGTGGCCGACAACACCGCCCCCATCACCGAAATCGCGGCGAGCCCCCAGAGCGGCATCGCGCCGCTGAGCGTGCAGTTCGACCCGCAGGTCCAGGGCGGCGACGCGCCCCTCGAGTTCGCCTGGGACTTCGGCGACGGCGAGACCTCCTCGGCCCGCAAGCCCTCGCACACCTTCCAAGCCGCCGGCGACTACGCGGTCAGCGTAACGGTGACCGACGCCAACGGCGACGTGGCCACCGACAGCATCACCGTGACCGCGACTGACAACACCGTCCCCTCGGTCGGCCCGACGGCCACCCCGGAGAGCGGCTTGGCGCCCCTGCAAGTCCAGTTCAGCTCGAACGCCTCGGGCGGCGACGGCAGCCTGACCTACGCGTGGAATTTCGGCGACGGCAACACCTCGACGTCGGCCAACCCGGTGCACACCTACCAGACGGCCGGCCAGTTCAACGCCAGCGTCACCGTGACCGACGCCAACGGCGACTCGGCCTCGGGCAGCGTCCAGATCGACGTGGGCAGCGACCTCGTCCCCTCGGCGAGCGCCTCGGCGACGCCCAAAAGCGGCTACGCGCCGCTGCAGGTCCAATTCTTCGGCAGCGCCAGCGGCGGCAACGCCCCGCTGAACTACGCCTGGAACTTCGGCGACGGCAACTCGGCGAGTGACCAGAACCCCACGCACGTCTACCAGTCGCCGGGCACCTACACCGCCACGGTGGTGGTGACCGACGACAACGGCGACTCGGACAGCGCCACGGTCGTCATCGAGGTCAACGACAACTCGGTGCCGCAGGTGTCGGCGTCGGCTTCGCCCGCCTCGGGCATCGTGCCGTTCAACGTCAACTTCAACGCCGCGGTCGCCAACGGCGACGCGCCGTTCACCTACGAGTGGAACTTCGGCGACGGCACGCCCACGAGCACCGTCCAGAACCCGAGCCATTCGTACACCACCGCCGGAAGCCACACGGCCACCGTCACGGTGACCGACGCCAACGGCGACACCGACAGCGACACGGTGACCATCCAGGCCGCCGACAATAGCCAGCCGGCGGTGACCGCCAGCGCGGACACGACCACCGGCGCGGCGCCCCTGTCGGTGAACTTCTCGGCCAGCGCCAGCGGCGGCAACGCCCCGCTCACCTACACCTGGTATTTCGGCGACGGCACCTCGCCGCAGAGCGGCCAGTCGGTCAGCCACACCTACAACAATATCGGCGTGTACGACGCCGAGGTCGTGGTCACCGACGCCGACGGCGACACCGCCAGCGACACCATTCAGATCAACGCCCTGGCGATGGCCCCGGACCTGGCCGTGCAGTCGTTTACGGCCGTGGCCACCGGCTCGGACGTCCAATACGAGGTCGTCATCGAGAACCGCGGCACCACCGACGCGACCGCATCGTTCTTCGTGCGCTTCTTCCACGACCTGAGCGCCGCGCCCGACGACACCACCTCCTACGATATCAGCGAGTACGTCTCGCAGGACGTCGCCGTAGGCCAGACGGTCACCGTGACCACGGGCGCCACGAACCTGCCCATCGGCGACTACGACGCGTATATGCTCATCGACCCGTACGAGAGCAACCCGGACCTCGACCGCACCAACAACGTGGGCGGCCCACAGTCGTACACCATCGAGAAGCTTCTGATTAACGAATTGCTCTACCGCACCGCCGGGAGCGACACGGGCACGTTCGTCGAGCTGTACGGCACGCCCGGCATGGACATCTCGGGCTACAGCCTGGAGGGCATCAACGGCTCGACGGGAAGCTCCTACGACACGCTGACCTTCCCGCAAGGCACGACCATGCCGCAGGACGGCTACCTGGTCGTCGGCGACGGAAGCGCGGCCAACGAGGACATCACCGACGCCTTCGCCGACCTGCAAAACGGTGAGGACAGCTTGGTGCTCAAAGACGACACCGGCGCCGTCATCGACGCGGTGGGCTACGGTGACTTCTCGGCCGCGCCGGGCAACTTCGCCGGCGAAGGCGCCTCGACCGACGACGCCCCCGACGACTACTCGCTGGGCCGCGACGCCGACGGCACCGACACCGGCGACAACAGCGTCGACTTCTATATGTGGCGCGTGCCGACGCCGGGCGCCGCCAACACGCTGACGCTGACGAACAGCGCCGACACCTGCGGCGACGCCTACGAGCTCGCCGCCGGCGTGGCCGGACGCTTCGTCGTCGAGAGTGACCTGGGCGGCCTGTCCAACGACTTCACGTCGCTGGCGGCCGGCGGCAGCGGCACCTGCAGCGCCACCGGCAACACCTTCGGCGGCCCCGACCAGGTCTTCAGCTTCACCGTCCCCAGCGGCATGACCGCCGACGTGATGCTCGACCTGGACGACAACGCCAACGTCGACCTCGACTCGGTGCTCACCGGCTCGCCGTGCACCGACCTCGACAGCGCGTTCGTCGGTTGCAATATCGGCTTCACCGAGAACTTCACCGGCCTGACGGCAGGGACCTACTACCTGATTGTCATGGAAGATTCGTCGACCTCGTCGGCGGGGATTTCGGAGCCGTACGAGTATATTGTCGACATCGACTTGTACTAA